TATTGGAGTGAAATACAACCATGAATAAATCATTACGCATCGGTACCCTTGTAGGCGGGCAGGACGCCGTCCGCGTTATCCCGCAGATCATGCAACACGGCTTCGAATCATTTAACCTGACCTTCTGGCAAACGACTGGTGATCTGGACCTGGCAGAGACAGCCAAACGTGTCCGTGAAATCGTGGACGAACAAGGTATTGTCATCTCCGCGGTGAGTGTATTTGGTAACCCGCTCACAGGAGCCGGAGACAACGCCGATACACTGGCAAGCTGGGAGCGGGTGATCGATCACGCACAGCTCTTCGGTGCAGATATCGTCTCCGGGTTCACCGGACGTCTGACCGATCAACCCATTAACGAGTCCATCCCCCGGTTCAAGGAAGTATTTGGTGAACTGGCACGCCGGGCAGCAGACAGGGGTGTACGCATTGCTTTTGAAAACTGTGATATGGGTGGAACCTGGCAGACAGGCGACTGGAACATTGCCCATAATCCGACGGCCTGGGAGATGATGTTTGATGCTGTTCCGGATGAAAATGTAGGCCTGGAGTGGGAGCCTTGCCATCAAATGTCCAGCCTGATTGATCCTATTCCACAGCTACGCAAATGGGCTCATAAAGTCTTCCACGTACATGGCAAAGATGCCACTATTGCCTGGGATATTGTCAAGGAATATGGCGTGCATGGCCCACGTGAATTTGTTTGGCACCGCACACCCGGCTTCGGGGATAACAACTGGGCAGACATTATCACCATTCTGCGTCAGAACGGTTATCAGGGTACGATTGATATTGAAGGCTGGCATGATCCCGTCTACAAAGACGAACTCGAAATGACCGGACAGGTGCACGCATTGCGATATTTGAAACAATGCCGCGGCGGCGATTTTGTGCCAAATCCGGTATAGGAAACCATGCGAGCTGTATAACACAATCCATGCGAAGGAGATGAGAACATGACTCATCCTTATCGGGTAATTATCGCTGGCTGCGGTGCCATGGCAAACACGTGGGCGGATTATGCCTTGCAAAGGCCGGATACAGAAATCGTGGGACTGGTCGATCTGTATGAACAGACAGCCCTTGCTTTTGCTACAAGACATGGCCTCACCTGCCCTACGTTCACCGATATCCGTGAAGCCATTCAAACGACTGGTGCAAATATCGTATTTGATGTCACGATTCCGGCGAGTCATTACGGCATTGCCATGACAGCCTTGAAGGAAGGATGCCATGTATTTGGCGAAAAACCACTGGCAGAGTCCTTCTCCGACTGCACAGATATTGTGCAAACCGCTCGCAGTACAGGACACATTCAAGCCGTCATGCAGAATCGCCGTTTCGATCCGCGGATTCGCGCCTACCAGCACCTCATTTCCGGCGGAGCTATAGGACAGGTTGGTTATGCCGGGGCTGACTTCTTCCTCGGGCCACACTTCGGCGGATTCCGGGACCTGATGGATAGTCCGCTACTGCTCGATATGGCAATACATACGTTTGATCAGGCACGGTATATTCTCGGAGCCAACCCGATATCGGTATACTGCCATGAGTTCAATCCTCCAGGTTCCTGGTATCAGGGCAATGCGATGGCGTTATGTATATTTGAGATGTCTGACGGTTCCGTATTCAACTATCGCGGATCCTGGTGCGCAGAAGGTGTACCCACATCATGGGAAGCAAGCTGGCGCGTAATCGGTGAAAAAGGAACCGCCATCTGGGATGGTCATGATGACATCTATGCTGAAGTAGTTACTGCGCAAAGCCTGGATGCTGACGGCAAACCCTCCTTTTTCCAGCCAAGTGAGCGGATTGAAGCGGAACTGCCTGTCATGGACAAAACAGGACATCACGGCTGTCTCGAAGACATGTTCGCTGCACTGGAATCCGGCCGACTGCCTGAGACCGATTGCAGCGATAACCAGTTCAGCATGGCCATGGTCCTCGCTTCCTTGGAAAGCGCACGCACAGGCCAGAAAGTGTTCATCGCCGATCTACTGAAAAACACATAGCAAAGCGCCTGTGTACTTCAATTAAACAAAGCCCAAACTGCAAATTTCAGCAGTTTGGGCTTTCTTGTTTTTTTACCTACTCTCCTATTCTAAAAATGATGTCGTACAAAAACAATGGCGCTCGATAGTAAAAGTAGTGCAGGGAACGAAATCGATTCTGAAGAAGCAAAGCGTTCGCCTTTATCACCGGATTTCGACTTTACAAAAGTCGATCAGGAAATCCGGGGATAACAGCGATCAAAAGAACGATTCGTAACCGGAACGGACACTTTGCAGGCAGTTTTTTTGGACTTTCATCATTTTATAGAATTCCTTTTTTCATTGCCTTGTACACCAACTGCGAGAACAGGCTGTTGGACCAGGCAAACCATGGTCTGGTGAACGTGTTTGGATCATCGGCGTGGAAACCCTCATGCATATACCCAGTACCCGCATCTGTGTTCTCCAGTAATTCAATCATCGCCAGCATCTCCTCGTCATTGTCTGCGGTCAGACCCTGCATGGATAGCGCCATGTGCCAGATGTATCCTGGAGGGGTGTGGGGGCTACCTATACCTTTGGCTACCTTCCCTTCATAGTAGAACGGGTTTTCTTTGCTCAAAATAAATCGACGAGTGTTTTGATATACCCTGTCTTCAATCGAAGCATACTCCATATACGGTATAGACATCAGTCCAGGTGTGCCCGCATCATCCATTAGACAAAAGTTGCCGTAACCGTCCGTCTCATAGGCATATATCTGTCCATACTCCGGATGACGGTAAGTACCGTACAGGGAAATGCCATGTCGTATTTCTTCTTCCAAACGAGCCATTTGACTCACCAGCTGCTCATCCCGGAACACCCACTTCGCGATCTCCCCCATCTGGCGCAAGGTTACCGCAGCGAACATGTTCGCCGGAATATTATAATGAAAATCACAGGCATCATCACTCGGACGAAATCCGGACCAGATCATCCCCGTATAATTCACCGGCATACCCAATCCTTCATTACGCAGCGTATCATGGGCAGGACAATTGCGCCGCATGAACCGGTAAGATGAACGCTCTGTATGATGCTGTTCTGTCTCCCATAGGTTTACGATATTCTCCATCACTTTCTTGAAGCGCTCGTCAAATATATCCGTGAGTTCAGTTTCCCGCCAATATGTATAAGCCAGCTTCATGGAGAAACAAAGGGAATCCAGCTCAAACTTCCGTTCCCACACCCAAGGTGACATCTCCGTCTCATCATTGGCATCCCAATGCCATCCATTCGCTGTTTCATTGAACGCATTGGCATAGATATCCTGATCAGCGTAGAACGTATGCCGTTTGATCAGCCCTCCAATGATACGTTGCAACTTCTCGTCACCCTTGGCAAGCGGAACATAATGCATGACCTGCTCTACGGAATCCCTTAACCACATGGCGGGAATATCCCCTGTAATCACAAAGGTTGTCCCATCCTCCAGTAGCTTCGTGGTCGTTTCCAGTGTATTCGGAAAACAATTTCGAAACTGCGCCAGTAATCTCGGTCGATGTTGCAAACGCTCGTCCGCCTCAGTCAGAATATCCTGCACAGCTTGCGGCAATTCCAGATGCGGCATAGGGATTTTCGGTAATCTGAACTGTTCCATGGATGTTATCTCCTTTGAATTGGTTTATTTAAGTTCAGCTAATATTTTTTACACCAGCACTCCGATTGCAGAATAACCTTCCGATCGCTGTTATCCCCAGATTTTTTCGATCCCCTTTCTCAAGGGGAAATCCGGTGATAAAGGCGCACGCTTCGCTTCTTCAGGTTATTTCTGCCCTCTCCGTTATCGTGTAAATATTTAGTTGAACATATATAGATTGGAGCTAACACTCTAATTATATTGTTATTTTTGTTATGATAAATTATAATAACATTATTATTTGTAAGTGTACTGTGTCAGAAGATGATCGTCAATTCATAAAGGTCATCTCATTGAAAATTCAATTCACTATTTACATCTGCAAATTGCATTCATTTAATCGATTGGCTCATTGGATTTATGCAAACTGCTCACATACGAAGGAGTAATGATATGTCACGCAAAGTATCCATTCAGACGCTGGCTGACCAGCTCGGATTATCCAAATATGCCGTCTCCCGCGCACTCAGTGGCAAGACGGGTGTCAGTGAAGCGACACGCGCACGGGTACTGGAACTCGCTCGCGCTTTAGGATATCGCCAAAGCACTCCTGGTGCTAGCAATAGTCCTGCTACTGCAAACCATGCAGATCCGTCCGATCCACCGTTTGCTCTCATATGCATGAATCAGCTCAACCGCGGTGAACCTCACTATTGGCAGCGTGTTCTGTCAGGCATGATCTCCGCCTGTAATGAGCGTGGTTGGCATCATGCCATTGTATCTCCCTCACTCGGAGTGACGGACGAGAACACCTCTCCCGAAAAAGCTATTGCTCCTCATTTGGATTGGGAACGTTGTGCCGGGATTATTGTCATGGGGGCTTTCCCGCATACGGTTCTGCAACGACTCTCTCAGACGGGTCGGCCTATTATTCTGGTAGATCATCAGGAGCCCCTGCTGAATTGTGATACGATCAGCCATGATAATCTGGAAGCTGGCATCACCGTGGCTAGATATCTAATGTCTATGAATTGCCGACGGATCGGCCTCATCACAGATGATGGTCGTGCTGCCAGCTTTGCGCAGCGGAAGATCGGGATTGAGTTGGCTTTGAACCATTTCCATGTGGACACCAGTCATACGACCAGCTTCAGAGAATGGAATATTCCGTATGAGAACGGGGAATGGGTTAACCAGTTGGCTACCACCATTCAAAACATGCCAGATGACAAACGTCCCGATGCCTGGATTGGTGTTAATGATGATATTGCTTTGCAATGGATGCACAAATTACAGGAGATCGGTATCTCTACACCTAAAGATTGCCTTGTCATCGGTATCGACAATGTACATTCTGCCGTTACGTCTTCCCCGCCTCTGACCACGGTTAACCTGTGCAAAGAGGAACTTGGACAGCGTGCCGTTGAAGCTTTACAACGCCGAATTGAACGCCCCGGGACCCCGAAAGAGACGGTTATGTTATCGACTACGTTAATTCCAAGGGAATCGGCATAATTTGGCATGCCCCTCCTAGGGACCAATGATTTCATTTTGTGCATTTCAAAAAGGCCCCACATTATGACATTGTGGGGCCTTTCATCTGTTTCAATCATTTTTCATCTTGGCTGGGAGACTCCTTTTGTCTTACTATTTCTTCCAAGGCAGGCTCGTGTATGATGGAAGATCCACCTCCCAATTTACATCACGAAATTCTCGGTTAACTGCGGTTCGTTTCAAAGTGAATTTCGTTCCATTTTCTTTTTTAAAGCCATGGATAATCAACCTCAGATCACCTACGATGTATTCTTCGTTTTTATTAGGCTGATCCGGGGTTCCCATCACTTCAACGGGATAATCCTTTCCTTCACGATCTATAGCCACCCATTGATCTCCATTAAAAGCATTTTGGAAAGTCCCTATTCCTTCCAAGACAAGAGATGAGTTTCCTTCAATTCCTTCGGGCAGCTTAAGTGATTGCTGTACTAGTTGATAATTGAAATCAGAGAATAGAACTTCATCTCCAAATTGTTCAAATTGTAGTACGTAGGTGTAGAATTCAGCATCCTTACGCATCTTATCCAGGTCCACTTCCACGGATTTCTCTTCCCTAACTGGAATGGTATATCCATCCAGAACAAAGCGAATGTTCTTCGCATCTACCGTTACCAAAGCAGGGTCCCATGTCTCAGACAGCTTCAACTGACCACCGTTCTGATTCAGTTCGCTCAAATCACGAAGACGGAACTTGGCTTCACGTGTATTCGGTCTGTTCCCATTGAATATTCGATACTCATTTGTTTCAGGGATTTCGATATGATACATAATGTCCATATCATTTGCCCAATCCTCATCAACTTTGGCACGAAGCTCATAATCCAGACTCACATTCAGGTCAAGTCGGGTTCCGTTTGGCGTACGTACAAGCTGGGTCATATCGAGCTTTAGCCCTTCTGGCGTCGTATATGTGTTATCCATAGAATTTTCGACAGCCAATGATTTAGCTTTGGTCATATCGATTTTGAATTGGAAGCTCCAATCCACCGTAACTTCTCTATCTTCGTAGGATTTCTTCTCGTTATCATAATAGCTGCCCACATTCAAATTACGTAGTTCACCCCGCACGATCACCTGATCCGGAATTTCATCATGCAACTGGAATACCAATCGTTCAGATAGGGAGCCCTTTGTTCTTGTATCCCTTGCAAGAGTGGCAACCTGTCGCCCCTTTTCATCCGTAACATGAATTCTCCCCATCTCAGACAGTAACCGTGATCCCCCTAATCCATCAGGTGTTGTTTGTTGCATGGTCATTACAATCTGAGAACGGTCTACAAGCACATCTTCAATTTTAAGCGTGTAGCCCTGGTCATTGATATTGATATCCGGATTAACCACAAGTCCAAGAGGCTTGAGACGCTTGTAGTCCTCTGCAAAATAGGAATATTTTAATTCTTCTGGTACAGGTATGTCGGGTAGCCGCTGATCCACAGCATTTACCGCGGGTTGTGCTGGCTCTGCTGTTCGGTCAAAAGCAAACCAGGCCCCTCCGGCAAAGATCACAACAGCCGCTGCTGCCATTCCAGTCCGGCGCATCCAATGCGTTCTCATGGATTTTTTTCACGAATGGATGCTCGTCTTCTCCACTTTCCATGGACACGCCATCCAGCTTCTGCATGAGCTTAAGCGTAAAATCCGCATCCGGCTCCTCATGATACAGGTGCTCCTCCCACAACCGATCTTCATCCTTTGAAATAGGCTTCATACGTAGCTAAACCTCCTTTGCGTTCCATTTGCTTCCTCAGCGTTTTTTTCCCGCGATAAAGGGTGTTGCGCACTTTGGTTGAACTCATGCCTGTAATGTCTGCAATCTCTTCATAGCTCAACTCGTTTGTGTACTTTAGTAATAACACCAGGCGATACGATTCAGGTAATTGTTCGAGCTGGCGGTATATTTCACGCTGCATCTCTTTATGCAGCACACGTTTTTCCGGTGTTTCATTACTGACAAGTTCGATCCCCTGATCAACCGGAGACATGACAGGTTTCTTTTCCCGTATAAAATCCCGCATCCGATTCACCGCAATGGTGTACACCCACGACGAGAAACTGCTTCCCTCCCGCCGCGACGGGAGATAACGATAGATACGAATGAACGTATCCTGAGCAAGATCCTGTGCATCCGGATGACTCGCGCCCATTCCGCGCATGATGCCGTAGACTTTATTTTTATATCGATCCACAAGCACGGAGAACAACTGCTTATCCCCTGCAACAATGCACTGAATAAGCTCCTCCTCCGGTATCTGTTGAGTCATGTAATCCCCCTTCTCTACAGCTTCCATGCATGGTTCTGTACTATATAGACGGAAGCCGTTCCCGAAACCTCTCACTTTATCCAAAAAAAAGAATTCGCCCTTATCGGCAAAGCCGAATTGGGTGAACTCTGCGTACCAATATATTGTGAGTGCCTCTGCACATTCTTTACAGGTTTGGCGGTGAACTTTATGGCGACCCGAATCACACATTCCGTGGCAGTATATTCTTGCTATCTTGCTATCTTGCTATCTTTCTCTCCTGCCTTACTTGCCTCTTAATCTTCCCTGTTCTTCTCCACAACAAAATCAGCAAGCTGGGAATAGATCGCCACAATCTCATCCATCGACATGCGCACGAGTCCACTGGACGACGGAGCGACGAACTCCTGAATCTCCTTGACGACCGGGTCGTCCTGGAATCCCCATTGCACTTTGGCGCGCTTGCTGTACTGGGTGTATACACCTTTTCCGACAAAACAAGCGATGTCCGGTCGGTATTTCTCCAACTTTTGCCGTAAAATCTGTCGTCCTTCTGCGTACTCTTCCTTCGTAATATCCTCCATACCTCTGGTGGGACGGGCCACAATATTTGTGAATCCATATCCCAGCTTCAGCAACTCTCCATCCTCCTGTGCATCATATAAACGCGGGGTTAATCCCGACCGTTCAAGGATGCGCCAGAACCGGTTTCCTTTGTAAGCATAATGATGACCCGTCTCTCCAGACGTAATGCTCGGATTGAAACCAATAAACAATATCGATAAACCAACATCCAGATGATCTGGAATCATGATGGGAAGCCCCCTTATCTTTTTTAGCTAATTACATCTTTCGTGTGTGTATAAAATGATATAATAAGCAAAGTATTTTCGAAATCGGATTGAAATTTTCATGAAAAAGGAAGCTGAACTAATGATTGCAGACATCATGCTTGAAGTCGTCCTACCCGTCTTTCTCTTGATCGCCGTCGGGTCCTGGATGCAAAAGGTGTTCAAGCTGGACTTGTACACACTCGCCAAAATCAATTTCTATTGTATTACCCCCGCAGCCGTCTTTATGAGCATGTACCACTCGGATATGTCGGGCGAACTGCTTGGGACCGTGACACTCTTTTACGCGATATATGTATTGATTCTCTATATTGTAGGTTCTGTATTTGCGCGCTCGCTTCGGATGAATAAAGGCATGAAGGCTGCCTTCAACAACAGTATTATGCTGGATAACGCAGGCAACTATGGACTGCCCATTAATGCACTGGTATTCCGCGGCGATCCACTCGCCTCATCCATTCAAGCGCTGGTTATGTCTTTACAGGCATTACTGACATTCACCTATGGCGTGTTATCCATTCAGGGCGCGAAACTCAAAGGTAATTACCGTGCGGTGATTATTGGATTTCTTAAAATGCCCGTTCCGTATGCGCTCTTGCTGGGAATTCTGTTCCACATGTGGAAGGTTCCCTTGCCTACGTTCCTGTCCATGCCACTGACCTATGCACAGCAAAGTATGGTCGCTGTGGCACTGTTGACACTCGGAGCACAGATTGTAAAATATCCAATTCAACTGTACCGTCTTGATGTGTATATTAGCACATTTTTGCGTCTTCTGATTGGCCCGGCTATCGGGATTTCGATCGTGCTTATGCTTGGGTTGGAAGGTATCGCTGCACAGGCACTCATTATCGCTTCGGGTATGCCTACCGGTGTCAATGCATCCATTCTCGCAGAAGAATACGATAACGAACCAGATTTTGCAGCCCAGACGGTGCTAATCTCAACGTTGCTTAATATCATCACCATTACGGCACTGATCTCTTATGCCAAAACGTTCTGAAACGAAAAATAAGTCCATGACCCATGAGCAGGGTTGTGGACTTATTTTCGCGGTGCTGAAACTATGTTTCAAACGTCGTTCGTTCCGGGAACTTGCCGCCTTCCCTGAATAAACATCGTACCAGTCGCTGCGCAGCTCGGTTAAAGAAAAAACTCGGGCTTACCCCATCCACCTGGACAGGTTCCAGTTCCCTCACACTTTCCTTGATCTTATTCATCTCAATGAGCCCCATCTTTCGCTCATTCGGTCCGAAGCGATAAATAACCTTCTCATCGTCCTCCGTCTGTTTCACCAGCAGAATCACAGATGCCATACAGGTTACCCCCTATCGTTACGTTATGAGATTCCATTAATCGCTTGCCTACTATAATTATTACCCAGATTCTAGTGGAAGGATATAGGACTTAAGTTAGTTATACCTAAATTAAATATCCTGATATAAAGATTCTCTGGAATGAGTCGTTAGGCTCAAAAACACCGTAGTCACACTATTCTAATGAATAGTCACTGTCATGAAAGTGCGTACTGCCCAAGTCGTTCTTCTCCGTTTATACTAACGTTATCTTGAATTCCCAAAGGAGAGAAATATATGTCTACAGCTCAAATATATAGCCACGGTGTCCCGTGGGAAGAGGCATTCAGCGTTGCTCAGGGATACAGTGTTAACGGTACGATCTACATTGCAGGACAATTTTCGCATGATATGCAGGGGACGTTTATTGGTGTCGATGATATTGAAGCACAGGTTCGCCAGACACTGGATAACTTGGATCGCGTGCTCGCAGGATTTAACGTGACCAAGTCGAACATTGCTGAACTGGAGATACTTTTGGTTCACCCGCAGGAGCATCTTGAGCCATGTGTTGCCGTGTATAAAGACTACATTGGTGCGCATCGTCCGGCTGTTACGATGGTTGGGACATCGGGTCTGGCCTTCCCTCATCAACTGATTGAGATTCGCGCCGTTGCTCATACCGACTGATTCTGGTCATGTCAAAAGTTGCAGTGCCAATTAAAATGGCCTGATGAGGTTTCGCTTTAACGAAGTTCATATACAAAAAAAGAAGCAGGGCCGGATAAACTCCTAACCTGCTTCATCATTTATTATTCTTTTTCTTTAAAAATTTACAAACGCGGGTCTACTCGCTCCGACTCCAGCGATAGCGTTGCCAGCACACATTCATGAATTCGCTCCACTGGCTCTCTGCGTATAAAGCGCTCAATCCCCTCCAAGCCCAAGGCACTCTCCATTAAAGCGTGGCGTTCTTTTTTGGACGTTTTGCGTTTACGAAGTCGGGACAGATTCTCGGGTGCCAGGTAATCCATCCCATAGATGATGTGCAAATATGCACGTCCTCGTACTTTAATCGCAGGTTGAATCATTTTGTTGTTATTCCAGGCGCGGAACGTTTCGGGCTTGATCACAATACCCTCATGTCCTTCCGCCGTGATCTCATCCCACCAATGAATGACATCCGCTTCATCTGCCTCACTTGCGATTACGCGATATTCCGTCTCCATCATCATGGTCGATATCCGGGCGAACTCACGGTTTTGTTCCATATGCCATTCGTGTGTTTGCTCCCAAAATGCTCCAGTGCTATGTGCCAGTGTGTGGAACGGTGCAATTCGAATGTCCCCTATATCCTCCACATCCCAGCAGTATTTCTGGAATACATCGCGGAACGTCTCGGCATTAGCGAGTTTACCTGCTGTCTCCTGCAACCAGTCATCTACATTCCGACCTGCCGCTTCAACTTCGCGCAGTTTGCCCAGCACTGTAGAGCGATCCATGAGCGAGGCTTCGGCCACGTGTGCATATTGTGAAGCAATCAACTCACGCGCCTTCAGATTCCAAGGTACAATCTCCGCATCGAGCAGTACAAACTCCGTCTGATGACGATCGAAATAACCATCTGTGGTCAAGTCCGCATGTAATCTGGAAAGCACATCTTGCTCTGTCGAAGGGTCAAAAAAGGATCGGCCCGTCCGAGTCACAATGTTACCCACCATCGGTCGGCCCACTCGTTTCACCGCAGCTTGCTCATCGCGGAAAAGAAGCAAAATGGCCCGGCTGCCCATGTGTTTCTTCTCGGCAACCATACGGGTAACGCCCTGTGAGCGATAATATTGGAACGCATCCTTTGGATGCTCTAGGTATCCCTCTACGGAGCATACACCCGGCGGAGGACTCATCGTAGGCGGGATGTAAATCAGTTCTTCCAGAGGCACAGTATAATGGGAAAACGTATCAATCGCCGTCTTCGCCACCTCACCGTGCACAGATACATCAAGCTTGGATGCTGTCTGAACCGTGAAACCCTCCTTGAACTTACGTATGTTGGGCGGAGCAAAACGCCGCTGTTCCCAGCGCTTTAATGGACTATCCGGATCCCCCGCATAATCCTGCTTCGCCGGAACACTGACTGCCTCACGTTCTGGCATTCGCCATGCAGTGAGCATGCCACCAAAAACGACACCTTGATCAATGTTGACCGTATCATTCACAATCGTAGGATATGGACGGGGATCATGTCCCCAGACGATGCATTCACCCGAATTGTGATCCACGTACCAATCCTTGCGCACAGGCCGACCCTGCTCATCCATACCTTCCACATCGCCATATCGGCAGTAATCCTGAATGCGTTTGGAATGTTTTCCGATAAAATGATCTCGAATCCCTGCGTGTGCAACAACCACTTGTCTTACCCCGTTGCGGGAAAAGACCAGATGAGATGGTGCATCAAGCAGAAAGGTCCTTAGCTCTGCACGTACTCGCTTTGCTGTCTCCTGACCTTGCTCCTGCTCAAGCTGCAGTAGTTCTATCTCCACCCGTTCGTCACCGTGACTCAGCGTCACGTCTCGACCATCCAGATAACGTGCAATCTTCCAGCCGTGATTACTGTCAATCATGTAGGCAAGCTCGGCGGCACAATGTCGTTGCCAGAACAACAGACATTTTAACGATTCTGGCCCACGGCTCGTTACGTCACCAACGGAGACCAATTTGCGTCCTTCGGGGTGACGGTACAGACCAGTTCCATCCTCGTCCACATACCCTAGACGGACGATTAATTCCATCATTTCATCGTAACAACCATGAATATCTCCGATGATATCAATACCTGTACCCATATCAATCACCAGCGGATTGGATGTGCGGACAAATGTAATCTCATCCGGCTGCTTCAGCACATAACTGGCATCAAAGCCATCCTCACGGATTGAGCGCAATGTGCGCTTGAACTGTTGCACCTGTTGTTTCACCCGTTGACGCCCACGCGGATAATCCCTTCGGGCATCACGTTCCAGCAGTTCTTTTTCAGGGATATCCAGCACCACAGCAATCACGGGAACATGAGCTTTCCTTGCCACCTGAATCAGGCGCTCGCGATCCTCGGGATACAGATGTGTAGCATCGACCCAGGTCAACTTGTTCAGACGGCAGCGGGTTGCTAGCATCGCCTCCATCGCTTCAAATGCTTTGGCCGATACTTGCTGATACTCCGCATAGATCACATCCGCTTCGCTGCGGGGACGGTGTTT
The nucleotide sequence above comes from Paenibacillus sp. W2I17. Encoded proteins:
- a CDS encoding polynucleotide kinase-phosphatase; protein product: MEERQREIRLPHAGIVVLVGPSNSGKSTLLDRLVAESVIRRTEGVSSDQFRMLVGDDEYVDWKHRPRSEADVIYAEYQQVSAKAFEAMEAMLATRCRLNKLTWVDATHLYPEDRERLIQVARKAHVPVIAVVLDIPEKELLERDARRDYPRGRQRVKQQVQQFKRTLRSIREDGFDASYVLKQPDEITFVRTSNPLVIDMGTGIDIIGDIHGCYDEMMELIVRLGYVDEDGTGLYRHPEGRKLVSVGDVTSRGPESLKCLLFWQRHCAAELAYMIDSNHGWKIARYLDGRDVTLSHGDERVEIELLQLEQEQGQETAKRVRAELRTFLLDAPSHLVFSRNGVRQVVVAHAGIRDHFIGKHSKRIQDYCRYGDVEGMDEQGRPVRKDWYVDHNSGECIVWGHDPRPYPTIVNDTVNIDQGVVFGGMLTAWRMPEREAVSVPAKQDYAGDPDSPLKRWEQRRFAPPNIRKFKEGFTVQTASKLDVSVHGEVAKTAIDTFSHYTVPLEELIYIPPTMSPPPGVCSVEGYLEHPKDAFQYYRSQGVTRMVAEKKHMGSRAILLLFRDEQAAVKRVGRPMVGNIVTRTGRSFFDPSTEQDVLSRLHADLTTDGYFDRHQTEFVLLDAEIVPWNLKARELIASQYAHVAEASLMDRSTVLGKLREVEAAGRNVDDWLQETAGKLANAETFRDVFQKYCWDVEDIGDIRIAPFHTLAHSTGAFWEQTHEWHMEQNREFARISTMMMETEYRVIASEADEADVIHWWDEITAEGHEGIVIKPETFRAWNNNKMIQPAIKVRGRAYLHIIYGMDYLAPENLSRLRKRKTSKKERHALMESALGLEGIERFIRREPVERIHECVLATLSLESERVDPRL